A region of Chloroflexota bacterium DNA encodes the following proteins:
- the cobO gene encoding cob(I)yrinic acid a,c-diamide adenosyltransferase: MSRESRRGLVMVYTGNGKGKTSAALGTVVRAVGYNWQVCIIQFIKGSWHYGEMDGIKRLAPNVEFIQAGQGFYKIVDDKLPPEVHRQAAHEGLQLAREKIQSGKYDLVILDEINNAIQTELLTVDEVLGLLDIRPPWLHLLLTGRGAPDALIERADLVTEMREIKHPFQQGLFAQKGIDF, translated from the coding sequence GTGTCGCGCGAGTCGCGCCGCGGCCTGGTCATGGTTTACACAGGCAACGGCAAGGGCAAGACCAGTGCGGCGCTGGGCACGGTGGTACGCGCGGTTGGGTACAACTGGCAGGTCTGCATCATCCAGTTCATCAAGGGCTCCTGGCATTACGGCGAGATGGACGGCATCAAGCGCCTGGCGCCCAATGTCGAGTTTATTCAGGCCGGACAGGGCTTTTACAAGATCGTCGACGACAAGTTGCCGCCTGAAGTGCACCGACAGGCGGCGCACGAGGGGTTGCAACTGGCTCGCGAGAAGATCCAGTCCGGCAAGTACGATCTGGTTATCCTCGACGAGATCAACAATGCGATACAAACCGAGTTGCTGACCGTTGACGAGGTGCTGGGGCTGCTGGATATCCGGCCGCCCTGGCTGCACCTGCTGCTGACCGGGCGCGGCGCGCCGGATGCGCTGATTGAGCGTGCCGACCTCGTCACCGAGATGCGCGAGATCAAGCATCCGTTCCAGCAAGGGCTGTTTGCGCAGAAAGGCATCGATTTCTAG
- the lpdA gene encoding dihydrolipoyl dehydrogenase, whose translation MSNANKTYDVVIIGGGPGGYVAAIRAGQLGLHVALVEKESTLGGVCLNWGCIPTKALLKNAEVLAYMQDAARWGIAFDNLRVDWGAAISRSRQVVKRLTTGVASLMKKNKVDVYSDEAELDTATSILLKKSGQKLSTKNIIIATGSSANTFGFAVDGKRVITSNEAVVIKDVPKRILIMGAGAVGTEFASIFRTYGSDVTLIEMLGHILPPEDDEIADLLAKEFTRQGVKLLMSTKVESITPSDTGVTVQVTAPDGAKTLEGDVILLAAGRSPNSKGLGLEKVGVKVERGFIVSDGQQRTNVPGIYAIGDVTKPPLLAHKAMREGEIAAEVIAGRSPKPLDINLIPHPTYCTPQVASIGLTEQQAKAQGFKIKIGRFPYRAIGKALAINEYEGQVKLVIEEQYGEILGAHIIGPDATEGIHEIGLAKSAELTTAEVSQAIHAHPTLAEAMGEAALAVDGHAIHI comes from the coding sequence ATGAGCAACGCGAACAAGACGTATGACGTGGTGATTATCGGCGGCGGGCCTGGCGGCTATGTGGCGGCTATCCGCGCCGGGCAGTTGGGCCTGCACGTGGCGCTCGTCGAGAAGGAATCGACGCTGGGCGGCGTCTGCCTCAACTGGGGCTGCATCCCGACGAAGGCGCTGCTGAAGAACGCCGAGGTGCTGGCGTACATGCAAGACGCGGCTCGTTGGGGCATCGCGTTCGACAACCTGCGGGTGGACTGGGGCGCGGCGATTTCGCGCAGCCGGCAGGTGGTCAAGCGTCTGACGACCGGCGTCGCGTCGCTCATGAAGAAGAACAAAGTCGACGTGTACAGCGACGAGGCCGAGCTCGACACGGCGACATCGATCCTGCTCAAGAAAAGCGGGCAGAAGCTATCCACGAAGAACATCATCATCGCCACCGGCTCCAGCGCCAACACGTTCGGCTTCGCGGTGGACGGCAAGCGCGTCATCACCAGTAATGAGGCGGTGGTGATCAAGGACGTGCCGAAGCGAATCCTGATCATGGGCGCGGGCGCGGTCGGCACGGAGTTCGCGTCGATCTTCCGCACCTACGGCAGCGACGTTACGCTGATCGAGATGCTCGGCCATATCCTGCCGCCGGAGGATGACGAGATCGCCGACCTGCTGGCCAAGGAGTTCACGCGCCAGGGCGTCAAGTTGTTGATGTCGACGAAGGTCGAGAGCATCACGCCGAGCGACACCGGCGTAACCGTGCAGGTCACCGCGCCGGATGGGGCGAAGACGCTCGAAGGTGACGTAATCCTGCTGGCCGCCGGGCGCTCGCCGAACAGCAAGGGGCTGGGCCTGGAGAAGGTCGGCGTCAAGGTCGAGCGCGGCTTCATTGTCAGCGATGGACAGCAGCGCACCAACGTGCCGGGTATCTACGCGATCGGCGACGTGACCAAGCCGCCGCTGCTGGCGCACAAAGCGATGCGCGAGGGCGAGATCGCGGCCGAAGTCATCGCCGGCCGCAGCCCGAAGCCGCTCGACATCAACCTGATCCCGCACCCGACGTACTGCACACCGCAGGTCGCCAGCATCGGACTGACCGAGCAGCAGGCGAAGGCGCAGGGGTTCAAGATCAAGATCGGCCGCTTCCCGTATCGCGCCATCGGCAAGGCGCTGGCAATCAACGAATACGAGGGCCAGGTGAAGCTGGTCATTGAGGAACAGTACGGCGAGATCCTCGGCGCCCACATTATTGGCCCGGATGCCACCGAAGGCATTCATGAGATCGGGCTGGCGAAGAGCGCGGAGCTGACGACCGCTGAGGTCAGCCAGGCGATTCACGCACACCCAACGCTGGCCGAGGCGATGGGCGAGGCGGCGCTGGCTGTCGACGGCCACGCGATCCACATCTAG
- a CDS encoding DMT family transporter produces MPLAGVLAALGAAVIWGGMYVVSKVVLDVIPPVTLVAIRFAVSSLVLLTAMRLSGARPPANRRDTWFIVLTGLVGFGISIVLQFAGTKLTTAANGALVTSASPAFIVLFAWLLAGEPLTRRKVAGLALATVGVVVVINPTGLSASLAGNLILLGAALTWGLYSVMVRLAVRSSPALTVSAYAGLAGALFTAFLSPFELAGSPIGDLTPGILLGVLYLAVVSTALAMYLWNKALELLGAGMTSIFFFAQPVAGAALGWLLLGERLDANFFAGGALILLAVALATLGGTTAPTD; encoded by the coding sequence ATGCCTCTGGCCGGTGTACTTGCAGCGCTGGGTGCTGCCGTAATCTGGGGCGGGATGTACGTCGTCAGCAAAGTGGTGCTCGATGTCATCCCGCCCGTAACGCTCGTCGCCATTCGCTTTGCGGTTTCATCGCTTGTGCTGCTGACGGCGATGCGCCTCTCCGGAGCGCGGCCGCCGGCTAACCGACGCGATACGTGGTTTATCGTGCTGACCGGCCTGGTCGGGTTCGGCATTTCGATTGTTCTGCAATTTGCCGGCACGAAGCTGACGACCGCGGCCAATGGCGCGCTGGTCACCAGCGCGTCGCCGGCGTTTATTGTATTGTTCGCCTGGCTGCTGGCTGGCGAGCCACTGACGCGCCGGAAAGTGGCCGGGCTGGCGCTGGCGACGGTTGGCGTCGTGGTCGTTATCAACCCGACCGGCCTTTCGGCTTCGCTGGCGGGCAACCTGATCCTGCTCGGCGCGGCGCTGACGTGGGGACTATACTCCGTGATGGTGCGGCTGGCTGTGCGAAGCAGCCCGGCACTGACCGTCTCGGCCTATGCGGGGTTGGCCGGTGCGCTGTTCACGGCGTTTCTGTCGCCGTTTGAACTGGCCGGCTCGCCGATTGGCGATTTGACGCCCGGCATCCTGCTCGGCGTGTTGTACCTGGCGGTCGTCTCGACCGCGCTGGCGATGTACCTGTGGAACAAGGCGCTGGAACTGCTCGGCGCGGGCATGACGTCGATCTTCTTTTTCGCGCAGCCGGTCGCCGGTGCGGCGCTCGGCTGGCTGCTGCTCGGTGAGCGTCTGGACGCAAACTTCTTCGCCGGCGGCGCGCTGATCTTGTTGGCGGTCGCGCTGGCGACGCTGGGTGGCACGACCGCGCCGACGGATTGA